In the Arthrobacter sp. 31Y genome, one interval contains:
- a CDS encoding IS3 family transposase (programmed frameshift), whose protein sequence is MTTPRRKYDAAFREEAVQLVLSSDRSVKQVAEEIGVKESTLGNWLARARQRSPGGPALVPVPDRGPVEWEEHQKALAENARLKAEVEFLGKSQRLLCREAKVEDFYEFIEAEKANHSVVWLCRVLKVSRASFYRWLNPAGPSPRAVRHEQLAAAVTTLYTKEEGRAGRDQLTLLLNEGGVKVSAPTVGAIMREHGLRAVRTRAWKATTVQDPQAKTAHIENHMLDAKGKRDFTSTVPGTRLVGDITYLRTGEGWLYLATVIDLFSGMVIGWSMAAHMRASLCTSALQMARNHGHLTGTSVVFHSDRGTQYTSDEFQRWCGDNGLTQSMGKVGVCWDNAVAENFFSHLKTEFYHHQRFASRLAARTGVMDYIEAWYNRRRPNRRAGGIPPAKAHTQYQTRAHQTLAA, encoded by the exons ATGACCACGCCCAGAAGAAAATATGATGCTGCGTTCCGTGAGGAGGCAGTGCAGTTGGTTTTGTCCTCGGATCGTTCGGTGAAACAGGTAGCTGAGGAGATCGGGGTGAAGGAAAGCACGTTGGGCAACTGGCTTGCGCGGGCCCGTCAGCGTTCCCCTGGTGGTCCGGCACTGGTCCCGGTGCCCGATCGTGGGCCCGTGGAATGGGAAGAGCACCAGAAGGCTTTGGCCGAGAACGCGCGGTTGAAGGCTGAGGTTGAGTTCCTGG GGAAAAGTCAGCGCCTTCTTTGCCGCGAAGCAAAAGTAGAGGACTTCTACGAGTTCATCGAAGCGGAGAAGGCCAACCATTCAGTGGTGTGGCTGTGCCGGGTGTTGAAGGTTTCCCGGGCCTCGTTTTACCGGTGGCTGAATCCCGCAGGCCCGTCGCCAAGGGCAGTACGGCACGAGCAGCTCGCTGCGGCGGTGACCACGCTTTACACGAAAGAGGAAGGCCGGGCGGGCCGGGACCAGCTCACCCTGCTTTTGAACGAGGGCGGGGTGAAGGTCTCAGCCCCGACGGTGGGTGCGATCATGCGCGAGCACGGGCTGCGGGCCGTCCGCACCCGGGCTTGGAAGGCCACCACGGTCCAGGACCCGCAGGCCAAAACAGCTCATATTGAGAACCACATGCTCGACGCAAAGGGCAAGCGGGACTTCACCTCAACAGTGCCCGGAACCCGCCTCGTTGGTGACATCACCTACCTGCGCACCGGTGAGGGCTGGCTGTACTTGGCCACCGTGATCGATCTGTTCTCGGGCATGGTGATCGGCTGGTCCATGGCCGCACACATGCGCGCGAGCCTGTGCACCTCGGCCTTGCAGATGGCCCGGAACCACGGCCACCTGACCGGGACTTCGGTGGTGTTCCATTCAGACCGGGGAACCCAATACACCTCTGATGAATTTCAGAGATGGTGCGGCGATAACGGGCTCACCCAGTCCATGGGCAAGGTCGGGGTCTGCTGGGACAACGCAGTCGCGGAAAACTTCTTCTCCCACCTAAAAACCGAGTTCTACCACCACCAACGCTTCGCGTCCCGGCTCGCTGCCCGCACCGGAGTCATGGACTACATCGAGGCCTGGTACAACCGCCGCCGGCCCAACCGCAGAGCAGGCGGCATCCCACCAGCCAAAGCCCACACCCAATACCAAACCCGCGCCCACCAAACCCTGGCCGCCTAA
- a CDS encoding VOC family protein: protein MSSPQIYISFPGTAREALGFYADVFGGELSLYTYEDFSRTDGPPDAIAHGVLSGAVSLGGSDAANGEKPVKIEGAMLSLLGAADPEVLHEWFDKLAEGGRIMDPLAPKPWGASDGQVVDQHGLHWLIGYEPEQ, encoded by the coding sequence ATGTCATCGCCCCAGATCTACATCAGCTTTCCCGGCACAGCACGCGAAGCCCTTGGTTTCTATGCGGACGTCTTTGGCGGGGAGCTTTCTTTGTACACCTATGAGGATTTCAGCCGGACTGATGGGCCTCCTGACGCCATCGCGCACGGGGTCCTCAGTGGGGCGGTCTCACTGGGTGGGTCTGACGCTGCGAACGGAGAGAAGCCCGTCAAAATCGAAGGCGCCATGCTCTCGTTGTTGGGAGCTGCCGACCCTGAAGTCCTCCACGAATGGTTCGACAAGCTCGCCGAAGGAGGCCGGATCATGGACCCGCTCGCGCCAAAACCGTGGGGTGCGTCTGACGGCCAAGTGGTGGACCAACACGGCCTGCACTGGCTCATAGGCTACGAACCGGAGCAGTAA
- a CDS encoding TetR/AcrR family transcriptional regulator gives MTGQQRKSQLIGVGRALFAARGLDGTTIEEIAASAGVSKPVIYEHFGSKEGLYRQVVETEFHILLDSITGALSTEAKPRVLVERAALALLGYIEDRTDGFRILMRDAPPSQPEGAFSTLLSHVTARVEHLLSDEFARRGFSAADGAMYAQMLVGMVAMTGQWWLDSRTPDKRAVAAHLVNLAWNGLTGLQKEPGLRSGD, from the coding sequence ATGACCGGCCAGCAGCGCAAGTCTCAACTCATCGGCGTCGGACGCGCACTCTTCGCAGCCCGTGGCCTGGACGGCACCACCATCGAGGAAATCGCCGCCTCCGCTGGTGTTTCCAAACCTGTGATCTACGAACACTTCGGATCCAAGGAAGGCCTGTACCGGCAGGTGGTGGAGACCGAGTTCCATATCCTGCTGGACTCCATCACTGGGGCCCTCAGCACTGAAGCCAAGCCCCGGGTTCTGGTGGAAAGGGCTGCGCTGGCCCTCCTCGGGTACATCGAAGACCGCACCGACGGATTCCGGATCCTCATGCGCGACGCTCCGCCCTCGCAGCCCGAGGGCGCCTTCTCGACGCTCCTCTCCCACGTCACTGCCCGGGTGGAACACCTGCTCTCCGACGAGTTCGCGCGCCGGGGCTTCAGCGCGGCAGACGGAGCCATGTACGCCCAGATGCTCGTTGGAATGGTGGCGATGACAGGCCAGTGGTGGCTCGACAGCCGCACACCGGACAAGCGGGCCGTTGCCGCGCACCTGGTGAACCTGGCCTGGAACGGACTCACGGGGCTCCAAAAAGAGCCCGGGCTCCGCAGCGGCGACTAG